One Lepus europaeus isolate LE1 chromosome 4, mLepTim1.pri, whole genome shotgun sequence genomic window, AAGTATTATTTACACCTAGTTTTTCTGATTTCCCGCTTTGATTTTGCAAACAAGGTGTGAAGGCCTTGCTGATCTCATCTTGGCCTTGTGGATGGGGTTGggcaggaagagaggggagaCTTGAGAGGCAGCCATACCCCTGCTGGCCATTCCCTGGAAATGCAGAATTCTTCTCGATGGGCTGGGTCACAGGGGACTGAATATAGTAGGTTGGCCTTAAATAACACAGAACCTCTCTGCATGAGTGTGTtagggttttttctttttgttttgtttttattagggGTATCTGGCTGTAAGGTTTGCTACCTCCACTAGCCAATGGAAGGAGATGGAAGAGAGTTTCTTTCGGGCTTGGCACTTGTTGGGTGGTGGCCTCTTCACTGCGGTTTAAGTGTTGGATTGGTCATCACAGGAAGCCGCTCCCCCTTGTCTGTATGGGGGAGCTTGGAGGTTCGCTGGTCCAGCGCTCTCTTGCTCTGTGGTAACCGCGTTGTGACAGAGTACAGACCGCACCGGCAAGCAGGCTGTATTTTCTGAGTCTGTGTTTTGGCAGGGTCTGAGATGGTGGCTTTAGGTGCTGGCCCAGACTTTTCTGGGGTCCTTCCCTTGTAGTGCCAGGTTGCCTGCAGGTGCAGAGAGGCGGTGTGTGGCTCTAACCCGTTCAGCTCTATTCCAGCAGGGAGCAACCTGAAGAGAGTGTTCCTCTACCTTCTCACACTACAGACTTTATTTTCAATCCCCACAAAGGTCTGTTGAGGACGGACACGGTGCCCGAGGAAGCAGAAGATGCCGCGGCCACCATCAGTGCCACCGAGACGCTGTCTGAGGAGGAGCAAGAAGAGCTGAGAAGGGAACTCGCCAAGGTACAGAAGTCTCCCCTATGAACTTCTTGTTCTGCACTGAAAATGTACACTTGCTTGTGCTTCCAAAGCTTACAGTAATAGCATGGAGTCAGTCCCGGGGGCGGGAGGGTGGGGGAGTGCGGGGAAGAAAGCACCACGTGttttcttgtcctggctgccctaagttgggaagggcagagagaagagtgtggtgtctgtttttatgtgGGAAGGTGATTACGTGGGTCAGTGGATCTGAGGAGCAGggtgtgatggggggggggggggagggaggatgcACTTGGCTCTCCAGCTGCCTCCGTGCCTGTGCTGAGATGGGCACTTCTGAGCCTGCtccgcctccctccctcacttccttcttTCTGAACTTCCATCCTTCCATGAAATTCACACAACATACAGTTTAGCATTTTAAGGTGCGCAGCTCAGTGATATTTAGCACATTTACAGTGTGGTGCAACTGGCACCTCTGTCAAGTTCCAAACATTTTTCTTCACCGCAGAGAGACCCTTGTACTCAGTAAGCAGTCACTCCTCagtaccccccaccccaccctgcccccaccgcACCCTGGCGATAGCCGATCTGCTTTCCGTCTGGAATAGATTTCACTGTTCTCTGAATCTCCCACGTAATGCAATCATGCAATATGTGGCCCTGTTGTATCCGGCTTCTTTCATTCACCACAGAGTTTTTGAGGCTCATCCGTGTGTAGCATGTGTTAGTACTTCAtcgcttttgttttttttaaagaattacttattatttgaaaagcagagttagagagagagagagaaagcgatcttccatctCCCAGTTCATGCctcagatggttacaatggccagggctaggccaggcagaagccaggaacccagaactccatccagacctctgacattggtggcaggggcccaagcacttgggtcatcttgacctgttttcccaggtatgttagcaggctgctggatcagaagtatgaCAGCCAGATCTTGAATCGGTGCCCtattatgggatactggcattgtaggcagtggcttaacccgctatgccacagtgctggctccagtactTCATTACTTTTTGTGGCTGAATTATGTATGTATctacatattttgtttattcagattcatccactgatggacgttGAGGGTGTTTTCTACTTTTTGAGTCTTGTGGATAGTGAGCTAGGAACACTtatatacaaataattaaaagacTAGTTTTAGTTCTTTTGCGTATATACTTAGAAATGAACTTGCTTTGTCATGTGATTCCATGTTTAACTGTTTTTGGGAAATGCCAAAGTGTTTTTGATAGCAGTGacactattttacatttttatattttacattaccaattctggcattgcaagcagcactAAATTTCATggcatgaggccagcattgtgatgcagtgggttaagctgctgcctacagctcCAGcaatcccctatgggcgctgtttctgtgctctgatttgggatgtggctgtcccaagcacacctttactgctgtgccaaatacccacccgcAAAcgtacctttaattccatttctccgtGAAATTTGTGAAATCCCCTTGAATGTTGTTCTTAAAGGCCATGTTGCCTTTGAAATCATAGAGATGTTGTGCATGTCAAGGCTGAGAAAATGTCTTTCCAACAGTCTAAGAGAAGCATTTGTAAAGATTTTAGGAACTCAGTGTTTCAATGTCCTGGTGTAAGACATCTTCCCtcggtggggtgtgtgtgtttctgagtctccccttcctctgttttcctgACTTCGCCTTTTCTTGTACTCTTTCTCCTTTCATCATAGCTTCTGCTACAGTTGGTTTCCTCGCGTCTCTGTGAACGTTCCCAGTCTCACGCTCTCACTGTGCCCCAGCTGTACCTCAAGGCTTCTTTCTCAGAGTctttccagctgctcctcctaaTGTTATCTCGGTCTCTCACAGCAGATTCTGGGTGATGCACCACTGGTTCTTGCCCACTGGGTAGGAGGCAGTACTTGGGTCAGGGACCTACTCTGCTGGGTCTGGTCAGTCAGGTAGACACGAATCTTCCCCCGGATTCTCAGGGGACGCATCTTGGTTTATTGTGGTTGTGGCATTGGCGCCTTCCAGGACTGACATACCCAGCATGAACAAATGTGAACTACATACAAAggttgggtttgggtttggcttggttGTATgtgttttggtggtggtggggaggagatTATTTTTGAGATAGTGTAAAAATACGAGGTTTTGTGAGTGTTCAGGTAGGAATGTCTAGCCAGAAAGACAGACCCAGAATTCAGGAGAGTAGATGGTAAGCTCCTTCGAGTGTTAACCTGTGCAGAGTACATTTTGAGCTCTTAACTGGCTTGAGATAGCTGAGTCAGGAGTGTAGGAAGGGGGTGGAGGGTCAAGGACAACTCAAGTTGGGACAGTGAAGCGCTACCATGGAAGAGAACAGAGCTGCCCTAGAGGAGGGATCAGCATGGAAACAATCTGCTTAACAACACTACATACTGTCTTTAACACAGATGATTGAGTGGATCTTAAAGATGTAAGAATAGGCTGGCgcagcagctcacttggctaatcctccgcctgtggtgctggcaccccgggttctagtcccattcggggcaccggttctgtcccggttgctcttcttccagtccggctcgctgctgtggcccgggagtgcagtggaggatggcccaggtccttgggtcctgcacctgcatgggagaccaggaggaagcacctggctcctggctttggattggtgcagcacgccggctgtggtggctgcttagggggtgaaccaacggaaggaagacctttctctctgtctctctctctctctctcactgtctaactctgcctgcccccctcccccccaaaaaaaagtaagaatagcTATAGAATTTTCCGTGTAGTTTCGCTTTGATCACCTTAACTTACTCAATGACTTGCTGTATTCCTTCCTCTTCCCCCCTTTCTCATAGGTAGAAGAAGAAATCCAGACTCTGTCTCAGGTATTAGCCGCAAAAGAGAAGCATCTAGCAGAGATCAAGCGGAAGCTGGGAATCAACTCACTGCAGGAACTAAAGCAGAACATTGCCAAAGGGTGGCAAGACGTGACGGCAACGTCCGCGTATGTTCCCTGGTCATCCGTTTTCCTAAGAATGTCAAGGACACTTTTGCACCTTTTGtctggggagaggaagaaaaaggggcTGAGCATGTTACTGCCACTTTTCTTTGGATTGCAAAGGGCACCTCTTTCCCATTCTCAAGTGTGTCTGAGTCTTAGTTTCCCAGAGTGTTCTAGGGaatggagagaaaaccagccccacaTATGAGCTGGAGAAATAAAATTCAAGTTCCAACATTGTTTCATAGTAGTCTCCCCGTATCTGCACTTTTGCTTTAAACCACAGTCtataatattaaatggaaaattccagcaGTAAACAGTTCAGAAGTTTTAAACTGCATGCcattctgagtagtgtgatgaaatctcatgGCGTGCCATTGTGTTCTTCCTGGGATGGGAATCCTCTGTTTGTGCAGTGTATCCATGTTGTATATGCTGCTAACCTTAGTAGCTTAGTAGCTGGATAGGGGTAAACACAGCGTATCCAGGGTTTGGTATTATTCCAGGTTACAGGCATCCACTGAGGGTCTTAGAATGTATCCTCTGCATGTAAGGGGTGGGCCTCTGTATGATAACTTGCCAGATATGTGCAGTGTGTCATTTAttcatttggttttatttatttgaaaggcagacacactgCCTCTctcatcccctgattcactcttgACAGCAACCAAGCGCTGAgctaggcagaagctaggagccaagtacttgagccacacgggtggcagggacccaactacttgagccactacctgcctctacctgctccctcccaagaagcgccttagcaggaagttggaattgcaaGCAGAGCCCTGACTCAAATgtaggcactctgctgtgggatgcaggtgttccaagtagcATCCTAACTACTGCAACAAATGCCCGtcccacttttttttcccccttttgatCACCCGAATTACACAGCATTATTATAATGCAGTTTTGTTTCCCAACATAAGGTGCATACTTTTAGCAACAGATTCTGGGCATTCTCGGTTTTCAGTATTCAGTCCCAGGTGCCAAGCCGTGAACTTAGGAGTTGTCTTAAAGCTTAGCCATGGGCAGTGAGCTAACTGCTTTGGTCCACTTTCCTCCCGTATAGGTTGGCAGTGTGGAAACATGTAGAAAACTCTCCTTTCAGTTTATTGCAATAAGCACATCTGGTTTTGCTATTTGATCTTGCAAGTAAAATTACATTCATTTGTATAACGTGTGGATCTTATCCTTTTTGGTAGGTGCCgttgttttctgttgtttgtgtttttgcttttccCTTTTATTCCTTGGTAGCTGGGAAGTGGGAAGTGATAAATTATACCCTTGTGTTACAGCAAATATCACATTAGGATCATTTAAAGTATTTTGTATACTCCAAGAGTTCAGCCAGTCTTTATTTGGTAGCTCCACAGACatgcatattaaaaatacatctttatgtCCATAAAAGTCTGTGTAGTAAAATATAGATGAGCCCTACCTCTCCTGACCTACTTCTTGCTTAATTTTGGGAGATAAAGTTGTCACAGGCATCTGAGGAATTTAATGCATTTTGGTTTTGCTTGGCTTATCTGGGAAAGGGAGGAACAAGGGGTATTTCTTTCAGGTTCTGGCTCATTTTCATCCTTGTTTCATGGCTATTTGTAGCCTTTACCATGAATTCTTTGGCTCTGCCTTGATGGCCCCTGTCTGTTCAGCTAGATGAGTGCACAGCAGAAGACGGCACCTGATGTGATGGTTAAATTGAAGGGGATGTGGTACAGCTCCTCGATGGTCACGAAGGACTTCAGGGAGTTCTGAACAACACTTTTGTGTTTTTGAGAGCTCTCCAGCAGTTGTTCACCActgcacttgaaaaaaaaaaaaaagatattagagACGGcctaatgtcttcctttttttcccatttatcatTTCATGTAGATACAAGAAGACATCTGAAACCTTGTCTCAGGCCGGGCAGAAGGCTTCTGCTGCATTTTCGTCTGTTGGCTCGGTCATCACCAAAAAGCTGGAAGACGTAAAGTATGTCTTCGATTTTCCTTGCTCACCAGGTAGCCGGGGCTGATTGCAGGGTTGCTGTGGTTGCGTTTGTTTCCTGTCTTTGGCTCTAGGATCCTGATGCATTCGTTCTCCTCTGTTAAAGTCACAGAGGGCCGTCCTGTACAGCGCACCTCACTCGCATGCCTGACTTCTAGGCATAGCATCCTAACTTCAAAATGGCCATCTTAGGAGTCCATTTTCTAGATTACGTGAAAAATTCTGGTTTGTGAACTTTTGTGTCTTTTTAGTCCTTGATGGTACGAGGGTAAGTATGTGTCTGGTGGTTGCTAATTTGTGACTGGACAGAGCTTGGTGTCTTCCTGGGGATAAGTCCAAGAGCATTGAAGTGCACGCTTGGATTGAGAACCGGCTTCACATTCTGTGTGTGACATGTTTATACCATGGTTTGATTACAACGTGCTCATTTGTGCCCTAATTTGTACTAACCCGTAAACTATCTGCGTTCATGCTTAGGTGCAAATCTTGATTTTGAAgctgttgctttttgttttgcatttgtaTTTTAGATGAGTCTGCAGAACTTTTCTTGCCTTTGTGATAAAACTACCTAGAAGAGCTTTTGTGCCTCCCTCCACTTGTGTGGACTAGACTAGTGCTGAAAATGACAAACGTGGCTTAAGTCAGCTGTGCTTCTGTTGGCATGCAAGATTTGTGTGTTGTTTAAATGCTCAGATTGCAtgactttgtatttttcttatgTGGGGAAATTAGATTTTACAAGagaattttctttgttgggtAGGTTTGATTAATCAATGTACTTGTGTTATTCTTTGAACCAAAAGAATTCAATTCCTTGCTCACTGTATTTGGACTTTCATTCTAAACATGATGTAATAAGCGTAGCTTTCTTGAACCCTTTTgacattgatatatatatatatatatacacacacacattat contains:
- the TPD52 gene encoding tumor protein D52 isoform X2; this encodes MDRGEQGLLRTDTVPEEAEDAAATISATETLSEEEQEELRRELAKVEEEIQTLSQVLAAKEKHLAEIKRKLGINSLQELKQNIAKGWQDVTATSAYKKTSETLSQAGQKASAAFSSVGSVITKKLEDVKNSPTFKSFEEKVENLKSKVGGTKPAGGDFGEVLNSTANASATSGEPVPEQTQEGL
- the TPD52 gene encoding tumor protein D52 isoform X1; protein product: MACKEMDLYEDYQSPFDFDTGVNKSYLYLSPSGNVSPPGSPTLQECGLLRTDTVPEEAEDAAATISATETLSEEEQEELRRELAKVEEEIQTLSQVLAAKEKHLAEIKRKLGINSLQELKQNIAKGWQDVTATSAYKKTSETLSQAGQKASAAFSSVGSVITKKLEDVKNSPTFKSFEEKVENLKSKVGGTKPAGGDFGEVLNSTANASATSGEPVPEQTQEGL